A single region of the Planctomycetota bacterium genome encodes:
- the atpB gene encoding F0F1 ATP synthase subunit A, translated as MADPILHIKDAYFFEIPKNLWTYNFHSYDEVKLPIGHANLVKLAQDHHLSIGEFNKALDGKILIPQPVATLKNLYEKESGFAISKYMLLELLAAAIVCWLFIRLANRIAREGLPKGRAVNLLESMLLFVRDQIVRPVIGEHHHDEHGHDESHEGHHEGHALHSHGVLNGDEAGHEFAHSEHKLAAVPDHAAHAVPKVGHGADRLLPLFWTMFFFILMCNLLGMIPWLGAPTSELGVTFGLACVTFAATLSLGMMTFGPLKWWWYQVPKMDLPWYVWPLKLGILVIELLGLVIKHLILSVRLLANMVAGHLVLLGIMALIVGAATASTGMWAGVTAASVVGSTLFSCLELFVAFLQAYVFTLLSTLFIGAAMHRH; from the coding sequence ATGGCTGACCCGATCCTGCACATCAAGGACGCCTACTTCTTCGAGATTCCGAAGAATCTCTGGACGTACAACTTCCACAGCTATGACGAGGTCAAGCTGCCCATCGGGCATGCCAACCTGGTCAAGCTGGCCCAGGATCACCATCTATCGATTGGCGAATTCAACAAAGCCCTCGACGGCAAAATCCTGATTCCGCAACCCGTCGCCACGCTGAAGAACCTGTACGAAAAAGAGAGCGGCTTCGCCATCTCGAAGTACATGCTTCTCGAACTGCTGGCCGCGGCAATTGTCTGTTGGCTATTCATTCGGCTGGCCAACCGGATTGCGCGCGAAGGACTGCCCAAGGGCCGCGCGGTCAATCTGCTCGAATCGATGTTGCTGTTTGTGCGCGACCAGATCGTGCGCCCGGTCATCGGCGAGCATCATCACGACGAGCACGGCCATGACGAGAGCCACGAAGGCCATCATGAAGGGCATGCGTTGCACAGCCACGGCGTGCTGAACGGCGACGAAGCCGGCCACGAGTTCGCGCACAGTGAGCACAAGCTTGCCGCCGTGCCCGACCATGCGGCCCACGCGGTTCCCAAGGTCGGCCACGGCGCCGACCGGCTGTTGCCGTTGTTCTGGACGATGTTCTTTTTCATTCTCATGTGCAACCTGTTGGGGATGATTCCCTGGCTTGGCGCGCCAACCAGCGAGCTCGGTGTGACGTTCGGCTTGGCCTGTGTCACGTTCGCCGCGACGTTGTCGCTGGGGATGATGACGTTCGGCCCGCTGAAGTGGTGGTGGTACCAGGTGCCCAAGATGGACCTCCCCTGGTACGTCTGGCCCCTGAAACTTGGCATTCTGGTGATTGAGTTGCTGGGGCTGGTGATCAAGCACCTGATCCTGAGCGTGCGTCTGTTGGCCAACATGGTGGCCGGCCACCTGGTGCTGTTGGGAATCATGGCGTTGATCGTCGGGGCCGCCACGGCCTCGACCGGCATGTGGGCCGGCGTCACCGCGGCCAGCGTCGTTGGTTCGACTTTGTTTAGTTGCCTGGAACTGTTTGTGGCTTTCCTCCAGGCCTATGTGTTCACGCTGTTATCGACCCTGTTCATTGGCGCGGCCATGCATCGGCACTAG
- the atpE gene encoding ATP synthase F0 subunit C — MLLIAAPAMAADGSAISFSGAFGAGLVVIGAAYGIGKLASAALESMARQPEVAANLQVAMIIAAALIEGFTFYALIVCSGQNPWPAAG, encoded by the coding sequence ATGTTGTTGATTGCCGCCCCGGCCATGGCTGCCGACGGCTCGGCCATCAGCTTCAGCGGCGCGTTCGGCGCTGGCCTCGTCGTGATCGGCGCCGCCTACGGCATCGGCAAGCTGGCCTCGGCCGCGCTCGAGAGCATGGCTCGCCAGCCCGAAGTGGCCGCCAACTTGCAGGTCGCCATGATCATCGCGGCGGCGTTGATCGAAGGTTTCACGTTCTACGCCCTGATCGTCTGCTCGGGTCAGAACCCCTGGCCGGCCGCTGGCTAA